One stretch of Paenibacillus sp. FSL R5-0341 DNA includes these proteins:
- a CDS encoding glycosyltransferase, protein MSLKHRKTKKVHAPVLSLADQARKNGQHAGYDAGKEEGYLRGRANYIVNCAQEPLPFRQLHVLYVSSGKGFPYSPLDEAIMATLQGMVAQVTLSDPRQPVSEIALQTRPDLVLVLDGMDIPIEHIDAIRQAGIQTAIWLTDDPYYTDMTLEIVHHYDHIFTLELNCVELYRQTGCASVHYLPFAAFTNHYFPITTPSPLKRDVSFIGSAYWNRVYFFNPIMAQLMSHNTVFNGIWWDRLPDYTAYGEKIELGRWMSPQETNDVYNGTKIVINLHRSHEDDSVNNNHLKIPPASPNPRTFEIAASTTLQLTDARDDIARFYKPGVEIETYSSPQELLDKVEYYLTHEKERREIALRGLERTLKDHTYGKRINEMLTIIFP, encoded by the coding sequence ATGTCTCTCAAACACCGTAAAACCAAAAAGGTTCATGCACCCGTACTCAGCTTGGCAGATCAAGCACGTAAAAATGGGCAACATGCCGGATATGATGCGGGTAAGGAAGAAGGATATCTGCGTGGTCGCGCCAACTATATTGTGAATTGTGCACAGGAACCGTTGCCTTTCCGGCAGCTTCACGTGCTGTATGTATCTTCGGGTAAAGGCTTTCCATACTCTCCGCTGGATGAGGCGATTATGGCCACACTACAGGGCATGGTAGCTCAGGTAACCCTCTCTGATCCGCGTCAACCGGTTTCCGAGATTGCGCTGCAAACGCGTCCTGATCTGGTGCTTGTGCTGGATGGAATGGATATTCCCATCGAGCATATCGATGCAATTCGCCAAGCAGGCATTCAGACGGCGATCTGGCTCACGGATGATCCGTACTATACAGATATGACGCTGGAGATCGTGCATCATTATGACCATATCTTCACGCTGGAACTGAACTGTGTTGAACTGTACCGCCAAACCGGTTGTGCATCGGTTCATTACCTTCCTTTTGCCGCCTTCACCAATCATTACTTCCCAATTACAACGCCTTCCCCATTAAAAAGAGATGTCAGCTTTATCGGCTCCGCCTACTGGAACCGGGTATACTTCTTCAACCCGATCATGGCTCAGCTGATGTCACACAATACGGTATTTAACGGCATCTGGTGGGACCGCCTGCCTGACTACACTGCCTATGGCGAGAAGATTGAACTTGGCCGCTGGATGAGTCCGCAGGAGACCAACGATGTGTACAATGGCACCAAAATTGTCATCAACCTGCATCGGTCCCACGAAGATGACTCGGTCAATAACAATCACCTCAAAATCCCGCCGGCTTCACCGAACCCGAGAACGTTTGAAATTGCCGCATCCACAACGCTACAGCTGACCGATGCACGGGATGATATTGCCCGTTTCTACAAACCAGGTGTGGAGATTGAGACGTATTCCTCCCCGCAGGAGTTGCTCGACAAGGTGGAATATTACCTTACTCATGAGAAGGAACGTCGCGAGATCGCACTTCGAGGGCTCGAACGTACACTGAAAGACCACACGTACGGTAAAAGAATTAATGAAATGTTAACCATCATATTCCCTTAA
- a CDS encoding glycosyltransferase: MKNVAKRRHRPLTEAETAYRGGYAEGRRFGGCQAMMERVQVFQPTLRDMKVLYIPQGFDAIDEGVTLALQQSVRECVVGSPAAMLQEASHHRPDVVLVMNGLHVFPADHLEQVNGIRALGIRTAVWFVDDPYFTEDTATLCQHYDVVFTHEEAAVPFYLGHGASQVIYMPLAVNPGMFQPRRTAPQHQYDICFIGTGFWNRIKLFDELAPFLADKKVFIAGSQWNRLARFDVLGRFIHEGWIDPGATVDYYNGAKIVINIHRTCENGEDNRNTHHLEGRSINPRTYEISACGTMQITDTRGDLPRYYQPGYDIETFSNAAELQHKIHYYLKHEEERQAMAWRGLLTTMNQHTFTRRIAQLLEHL, encoded by the coding sequence GCGGATACGCAGAAGGCCGCAGATTTGGCGGCTGTCAGGCCATGATGGAGCGGGTCCAGGTGTTTCAACCGACCCTGCGGGACATGAAGGTGCTGTATATTCCACAAGGATTCGATGCCATCGATGAAGGTGTAACCTTGGCCCTGCAGCAGTCTGTACGTGAATGCGTTGTTGGATCGCCAGCAGCGATGTTGCAGGAAGCCAGCCACCATCGGCCCGATGTCGTGCTTGTCATGAATGGTCTACATGTGTTCCCCGCAGATCATCTGGAGCAGGTGAACGGCATACGTGCACTCGGTATTCGAACAGCTGTATGGTTTGTGGATGATCCGTATTTCACCGAAGATACAGCGACCCTCTGTCAGCACTATGATGTCGTGTTCACACATGAAGAGGCCGCGGTGCCCTTCTATCTGGGACATGGAGCGAGCCAGGTCATCTACATGCCGCTCGCGGTGAATCCAGGCATGTTTCAACCGCGGCGCACGGCACCGCAGCATCAGTACGACATTTGTTTTATCGGTACAGGGTTCTGGAATCGGATTAAGTTGTTTGATGAGCTGGCCCCTTTTCTCGCAGACAAAAAGGTGTTCATCGCGGGTAGTCAGTGGAACCGGCTGGCACGCTTTGATGTACTTGGCCGGTTCATCCACGAAGGGTGGATTGACCCCGGAGCGACCGTGGATTATTACAATGGTGCCAAGATTGTCATTAACATTCACCGGACTTGCGAGAACGGAGAAGACAATCGCAATACGCACCATCTGGAAGGCCGCTCCATTAATCCACGGACGTATGAGATCAGTGCCTGCGGCACGATGCAGATTACGGATACACGCGGAGATCTGCCCCGTTATTATCAGCCGGGCTATGACATCGAGACGTTCAGCAATGCGGCAGAGCTTCAGCACAAGATCCACTATTATCTGAAACATGAAGAAGAACGACAGGCGATGGCTTGGCGTGGACTTCTCACCACGATGAACCAGCACACGTTCACTCGACGCATCGCTCAGTTGCTGGAACATTTGTAA